ACCCAGAGAAGTTCTTCTTTCTCAGCTGCACCCAAAACATCCCTCTGGGAAGGGAGACTCAGTAATGGCATGGGCAGGATGATGGAAGTTGGCTTGGGGTGGTCCTGGAGGGTCTGCAGATGTGAGCACTCCACAGGTCTGGAGATTCTCACCCCAcagctctcctttcttctcacatTTATTCTTTCCCCTGAACTCACCTGAACCAGCCTCAAAATGCCCATCTGGGGCCAGTCCCTTGGCCAGACCTGTGCAGAGACCTTCAACCTGACCTCCGAGAGGTCTTAAGATGCTGCCCCCCCATAGACACAGACCCACTGATGTCTGTGGACATCTCCGTGGGGTCCAGagtccctctgctctgttcctgggAATTTGGAGAGCCTTACAAACCCTGTGGAGGCTGCCAGAGGTTGGACTAACATCAGGAACGCCGTGGCTGGAGCTGACTCAGAGCTTCCCACCGCAGGTTTCCTGCTGCCTCAGGGCTTTTTTGTGCCTTcctcccacctcctcctccccaggacTTCCCAGCCCcttgcaaagatgctgaggccCATCCACACCTCCCCCGAGCTATAAGTGGttcccctgccctggctgaagcagctcatggggccagactctgctcaccaCCTTCTTCCAGCTTGTTGGAAATGCTCCTTCTGGGTGACCTTTCCTTGCCTTGTGTTGATGTACACCAAGCTTTGgctgctgagaggcagcaggcTTCAGGCTTCCTTTGGCCATCAGCCATGaggactcaaccacttccccaCCACACTCTCCTAAGTGCTTGGTCTAGGAGAAGCCCCCAGCCCTTTTTTACCCGTCAGGTCTCTCCCTGCCTGAGGCTAGGGACAGGGTTTGCTTGTCCCTGTTATCATGGGGGACAGAGAccttccctgcctggctgcatgaGGCCATTTGCAGAGCTTGCCCAGCCCTACACACTGCCAGGTGTAGGATTGAGTCTGGAGGGGTTGGTAGTCACCTGAAATGAGACAGGACAGGTGGGTTTGGATGGGCACAAAGTGATCCTCCTTGACCACAAGCTGTTGTGTGTGgtctccaggaggatctgggcTGGCTTggctcagtcttctcctctcacaCAGCATAGTTTAGCCCCGGGGTCCATCCTGGCACCCCAGAGGACACTGTCCCCATCCTAGGGCTGTCCCAGCCACCTCTGAGCTGTTAAACTGGGACAgagctcctggctctgctgggctgcatggggtggaagggagctccagctACTTCTGACTCATCACTTGGCTTTTGCAACCtcctggcaaagcagagcaacaaaacaaagagaaaataaggaggaaaaaggaCTTTTGGAGCCCAGCTGGGGCGTGGCTCCATCAGCTGTCTGCGTGGGCCAGCTTCTCTCTGGCCCTGACCTGGTTCTCCTGTCCCAGCCCCACTTTCCTGCTCGTCCTtcaagccagctgctgctgctcttgcctttgcagcaggagcagagccctggggacaGCCCAGCAGAAGGCATTTGGGCAGCTCCTCCTTGTACTGCCACCTCCTGGTGCTGCCCGAGGCCCAGGGTTACATGGGTGCAGGTCTCTGCGTGCCAGAAAGGTCTctcatggtgctgagggacgtggctcagtggtgacctggcagtgctgggttaagggttggactccatgagcttaaaagcctcttccaaacGAAATGATTCCAGGATTTTACCAGAGGTGGCTAAAAAGGTGCCAGTTTGGAGGCTCTGTGTCCATGGTGTTAGCCACACGTGGTGGCAAGCTGTGTGCCACCAAGGGTGGGGACCAAACCACCCTCACTCTGTTTTCTtccaggagaggctgctgctgtggtgctcagcCTGGTTTCTGTGGGGTGGGAAAAGCAGATGGAGATCctggctgctccttctgctgccttggagctctgggctgggctagGCTACACCAAGCCTTTTATTTCTCAGGCACTGGCTCGTTTTTAGCTTCCAAGCATCCAGACCTCCACAAGTAGACCTCCCAGAAGTTGTGCACTGAGCAGCTGTGACCTCTCTGCCCCTTCTGGATGGAGCTGTGGGGTAGCTGGAGATGTATGACAGGGACATCCCCCCTGCAGTGGACACTTTCCTtcgctccctgctcctgcattCATGAGGTAAGCTGACTCCCTGAGAGGTGAGCAGTGGAAGGAGCTGGGACAACCTGGGTAAAGCTGCTTGAAATTCCAGCCCCCATCCTGGCCTTCAAGCCAGCTTGGTGCTGCTTTGCTCAGATAGCTTCTCTCTGGTCCTCCAGTTCCTCTGTCCTGCAGGTTCTCCACACCTCTTCCATCACATCCCGCAGGTGGCAGCCTCCGGCAGAGCTGAgtctcagcaggacagggctggcGGCACCTCGGTGAGGGTTGGGAAGTGGTAGAGCTGCTTTCTTGTGCAGCCTTCGCTTTGGCACACGGCGAGGGGATGAAGGGCCAggttctgcctgcagctccttctctgcgCTGGGCTCCTTTCTCCCAGCTCTGACTCCTCTCACGTCCGATCTCCTCGCTCCCTCTAGTGGGACCATTCTGTGGCCTGTGCACGCACCAGTGGCCGCGTTTCTCCTCACGTTTCTCCTCTGGTGTCTCGGCAGCTTCCTGGAGAGCTTCCTTTGGTCATCTACACCACGGAGGTGTCCCCCAGGCTCCTGATTCTCCACcggcacatccccagctcctgcagtggtGACTGACACACAAGCTCCTGTGAGACCAGGAGCAACAGACCCGGTGCCAGTAGCATTTGGGGCCATGGTGGAAGGTCCCTCAaacaccagcacctccacacaCACTCCCAAAGGCGTTGGGAGGGGACCAAGGGGACCCAGCCATGGCTGGGTGTGGAGCTCATTGTGTTTCTGAAGGTGCTTGGGGCTGGGATTAATTGCCAAGGTGGTGTCTGAACCTGCCTTTAACAGGaacttctcctgttcctggggcTTCCCAAACCAGTCTGGCATGGCTTAACTTCTCTACAGATCTACCAAatgcaagctcctgcagctgggccaaggcaatgccaagcacaaatgcaggctgggcagtgagtacctggagagcagccctgaggagagggacttgggggtgctgatggatgagaagctcagcatgagccagcagtgtgcacttgcagcccagaaagccaaccagaacctgggctgcagcagaagtgtggccagcagggtgagggaagtgattctccccctctgctctgctctgctctgctctgccgagaccccacctggagtcctgcatccaactgtggagcctctattacaagagagatgtggagatgctggagtgagtccagagaaggccaggaggatgctcagagagctgcagcagctctgctgtgaggacaggctgaaagagttggggctgcgcagtctggagaagagaaggctcccaggtgacctttcagtatctgaaaggggctacaagaaagctggggagggagtttttaggctgtcagatagggataggatgaggtgggggaatggaacaaagctggagttggggagattcagccttgaggataggaggaagttcttcactattagggtggtgagaggctggaatgagttgcccagagaggtggttgaggccccatgactggaggtgtttaaggccaggctggatgaggctctggtcaggctgatctagagtgaggtgtccctgcccatggcaggagggttggaacaggatgatccttgtggtgccttccagctctgactgcttctatgattctatccccaGGGTTGGCTTCCTTATACCCATCCCTTCTTTGCTGCTGTCAAGGACTTCTTCCCCTGCCCACATGGCCTTAGAAAGGACCCACAGGGCCAGGAATATACTGGCACCACCCCACCCCAGGGGTCATTTTTGACCTGGAATTTGGGGGGTTTGCACCATGAGGGGCAGCTTGTGGCTTTGCTTTTGGGGTCTTCCTTGAGTGTGGCCACTctaggagggagaggagaagaggaggaggaatgggtgtGCTGGTTTTGGCTGGGATGGAGGCAGGTTTCTTGCTTGTAGCTGGTTCAGTGCTGCGGTTTGGGTCCAGGGTGGGACAAACCATGACTGAGCATTGATGGTTGTTGCTCAGGATTCGAGGACTTTCCAACCTCTGCACAAAGAACTGGAAGGGAGCATGGGCAGGAGAGATGACCTGAACTGGTCAAAGGGGTGTCCCACCCCATAGGACAGTCATTCCCAGTCTGTAAACTGgggagaggtggctgagggggACTGATCACTGGTGGGGCATTGGTCAGAGGAGGGGTGAAGAGCTGCATTGGGCATCCCTTGGGGGGTTCTCTCTCAGGCTacacttctctctctgtctctctttggtAAAATCCTTTTCTTTGTTATTATTAGCAATTATTTGCCATTGTCACTATTGTGTCTGCTTTGTTATTGATTTTGTTCAGTTATTGATCTCCTCTTATCTCAGCCCAGGAGTCTGActtccctctccccaccccgATTCTCCTCCTCACCAGGGAGGAGGGGAGTTGGTGAATGGCTGCATGGAGATGAGTTGTCAACTAGGGTTAAACCAcgacaggagaggagaaggagaagattAGAAGAGgtagaaggaggaagaggaaaggaggaggaggaggaagaagcaagaggaaaggaagaggaaaggaggaggaggaagaagaagcaaggggaaaggaagacgaggaggaagagaagagcagaaaggagacgacaaggaaaaggagaggaggaggaagacgacaggaggaggaaaagaaggagagggagtGAGAGGAGCGGCTACGAGaggagaggtgaggaggaggcgAGGCTGTCCCGGGACTCAGCAGCCGAACTGGCCGAGCTCTCTCCCTCCCGCCCCCCTCCGCTCCGACCCGGGGCCGCTCTCAGCCCGCGTCCCGGTACCCTTCCCTGCCCTGGAACATCAAGGTCAGCTCTTGAGCGACAGCGACAAGAGCCCCGGCTCGGGGGGGGCGGCTCccgttcccccctccccccccatcgCGGCGCTTGGCGGCGGAGCCCCGCAGATgttgctcttcctcctcctcctcctcggcagccccagcagctctgcagccggTCCGGGGGTCACAGGCAAGTGTGAACGTGGGGAGGATGGACGGACGGAGGGGCGCGGGGGAAGATCCGGGagcctccccccgccccccgtGTCTGGCTGTCCCGGGTGGTCCCGCTCCGCACGGGACcattttgggggtgggggttgggtgaTTTTGGCAGCCGGAGCCTTTCCCTGGAATCCGGGGGATATTTTGTCCTGGGTCCTTTGGATGAAGAGCAAAAGCGATCCCCAAAGTTGGGCACCTTCTTTTCCCAGGATAAAAGCTTTTCCGGGAGGATCAGGAAGGGCGGTGAGGGTTTGCCCGGCTCTGAGAGCGGCTTCCTGGCAGCGATCCCACGGGAAagagctcctctgcctccaTCACCCCCCGGGTTGCGCCCCTGCTATagtgggaaggagggaagggagtcCCCGAGAGGGCTCTTGTGCCCAGCGAGGGTTTCATGGAGGATTCCTGCCCTCAAAGAAGGTTTTGTGGAAGGTTCCTGCTCCCAGGGAGGGTTTCATATGCACAAATAGGGGTTTATGGCACCCAAAGAGAGGCTCAGGAAGGAtccctgctcccaggcaggGTTTCATGGAGAGTTCCTGCTCCCAGGGAGGGTTTCATGTGCCCAAAGAGAGTCTGATGACACCCAgggtggtgtttttttcagCCCAAGGAGGGTTTCCTGCACCCAAGAAGGATGTAATAGAAACTCACTTGTGCTCAAGGAGGGTTTCCTGCACCCAAGAAGGATGTAATGGAAGCTCACTTGTGCTCAAGGAGGGTTTCCTGTGCTCAGGGAGGGTTTCCTGCACCCAAGAAGGATGTAATGGAAGCTCACTTGTGCTCAAGGAGGGTTTCCTGTGCTCAAGGAGGGTTTCCTGCACCCAAGAAGGATGTAATGGAAGCTCACTTGTGCTCAAGGAGGGTTTCCTGCACCCAAGAAGGATGTAATGGAAGCTCACTTGTGCTCAAGGAGGGTTTCCTGTGCTCAAGGAGGGTTTCCTGCACCCAAGAAGGATGTAATGGAAGCTCACTTGTGCTCAAGGAGGGTTTCCTGTGCTCAAGGAGGGTTTCCTGTGCTCAAGGAGGGTTTTCTACAGCACAGAGTGAGTTTTCTTCAGCCAGGGAACGTTCcttgtgcccagggaggattTCATGCGCTCAAGGAGGGTTACCATGTGCTCAAGGAGGGCTCAGGAGGTCAGgctgaggctcagcagcctTGTGGAACCACCTCATTTCTCCTGCAGCCCGCACACTCTCCCCTTGCTACTCTGCCGACCTCAGACCAGCATCGTCGAGCCTGGTCTCGGCCGTGGGCTGCACGGTGCTCCTGACAGTGCCACCCCTGAACACCAGCCAGGTTGTCTTCTGGGAATACCAGTCTGGCCCATGGGAAGGAGTCATCCTCAGCTACACTCTGGATGGAGCCACCAACACCTCTCGCCCCTACGAGAACCGTACCAGGTTCAATGAGACGGACTCCTCgctgcagctggtgctgcagaaggGTGATGATGGACTCTACAGGTTCAGCTCCGGCTTGGAGACCACAGACTGGTTCCAGCTGCGTGTGCTGGGTGAGTGCCAAGGGGACAAACCCATGTCTGGCAGTGGGGAGCCGTGGGTTTGAATGCTGACGCTggctccctctctcccagaACCGCTGCCCGAGCCAGAAATCGTGGGCAACGTCTCTGTGAAGGCTGGGGGCAGCACCAAACTGGTTTGCAGCGTGCTGGGTGGGAAGGTGGACTCCTACTGGTGGAAGAAAaatggggagctgctgctgggcagtgacCACATCCAGTTTGTGGACCATGGCACCTTGTGCATCCTCAAAGCCTCCATGAACGACAGTGGCTACTACACCTGTGTGGTCCGCAACGAGGTCAGCCAGAACGAGGCCTCCTTCCTGCTCCATGTCCTGAGTAAGTGAGgattcttcctgatgtccaggaGAAACTGCCCTCaaagcctctcctcctcttgcctGGTGCCCCCAGTACCTTATCCTTTTGCCTGATGATCCCCAAACCCTCATCCTCTTGCCTGGTACCTCAAGTGCCTCATCATCTTGCCTGGTGTCCCCAGACCTCTCATCCTTTTGCCTGGTGCTCCAGGTGCCTCATTATTTTGCCTGGTATCCTCTTGCCTGGTGTCCCCCagtgcctcatcctcttgcctgGTGTCCCTGGTGTCTCAGCCTCTTGCCTGGTGTCCCCAAATCTCTCATCCTTTTGCCTGGTGCCCCCagtgcctcatcctcttgcctgGTGTCCCCCAGTGCCTCAGCCTCTTGCCTGGtgtcccatcctcttgcctgGTGTCCCCAAACCCCTCATCCTTTTGCCTGCTGTCCCCACACAGCACATCCTCTTGCCTCCAGACCCCACATTGTGCCTTTGCTGGGTGCCCCCAggtgcctgctggcagcaggcagttgcCTGGGGGCTGTGGGAAGGGCCTTGCAcgggggctggctgcagggcccctctgtcttctcctctgcagattcTCCAAACGTGGTGCTGCCTGTGATCCTGGCCTGCGTGGTCGTTGGCTCGCTGGCTGGTGAGTGGTGGGGGTGGGGCTGTGGGTGGGTGCTGAGGATGGGTGGGGGGAGAGGACCTAGGCTGAGCTCGACAGGACCTGCAAACCCTCACCCCACGGGCTGGGGTTGGGGCTTTGTCACTGCTGTGGTTACAAGCAGGGTGTGCCCAGTCCCAGAAGGTGATGGAGTGATGATGTCTTGGTGTCTTCCCCCATCCCAAAATCCCAGGGGCATTGGAGGATGTCCCACAACCCTTCTAGGGGGAAGAGTTTTGACACCTCCTAccctccccctgctccagctctgcccacagaaGGTTAAAGGAGCTTCCTTCCTGCAtggttctccttttcctttctgcaagagtggtcaggcattgaagtAGGttgtccttggaagtgttcaagaactgtggggacatggcttagtggccatggtggaagtgggttgatggttggactcaaggacTTTAGAGGTCTTTACCAACCTCTTAATGATTCTCCTCCCAttctggagctgcagagcactttCTTCATCCCTTGGCAGAGTGAGGTTTTGGAGTGTCACGTTGCTAATTGCAAACTGGGAGGGAGGGGAACCCCTAGAAAAGACCAAGTCTGGACCTGAGAAGAGGAGCTGGTGGTTGAGAACAGAAGTGGGAGGCTCTCCTGGGTGTTTTGGTATTGCACAAAGGTTTCAGGTTTTTCCAGTGAAGAGCCTCCAGGcactggggaggtgctggagaagctgaTGAGTGTGATCCTGCCCTCCTCATCCCCTTGACACTCCCTTTGTCTTGctcacagacagagctgggttgGGACCACCTGTAGGATACaatggggcgggggggggggggtgtgtctgCAGCTTCCAAGCACCCACAGTAAATCAGGGAGTGCTGATGGAGGTGTGCCAGCCAAGCCTTGCCATGCTGTGCCTGAGCACCACCTCTGTGGTGTtcactggaggtgctggttTGTTCCCAGGTGTCTTTGTGTGGTGCAGGAGAAGAGGTCGCCAGCGCCTGTAGCTGAGATGCCTTCAGCTCTCCTTCTGGAGCTGGCTCTGCCATAGGTATGGACCAACATTCCATTGCATCCCAGACTGgattgggtgggaagggacctctaaaggtcatctagtctagcagggacatctgcaactagagcaagttgctcagagtcccccAGCAACCTGgcctgcaatggtgccaggcatgggacatctgccacctctctgacaacctgggccaggctctcaccaccctcagagtcaaacatttctcccttctctccagtctgtgtCTAGTTGACACCACCACCCCTTGTCcagtcacaacaggccctgcccaGAAGTCTgtttccagctttcctgtaagtCCATTTGAattcctgcaaggccaccagaaggtgtccctggagcctctcttctccaggctgagcagccccagacaCTCGGAGCACATCTGTGGCTCAGCTGAGGCCAGAGGCTGGTTTCCAGTAATGCATCCAGACTGACACCAAGCAGAGTGCAGCAAGgctctgaggcagagcagaggcagctggtgTGCAGCCCCACCTCTGACACCTTCTCCTTAATGGCTGGGCTGGTTTTGGATTCTccaaaaggctccagagctttCTGGCAAGGGAGTGATTCTTAACAGCTCCCTGGagcttgctctctctctgtgacCACAAAAGACCTGGGCCACTTTCTGAAGCCTCTCAGGGAGGGTGAGAACAAAGATGTGATGTCCTAAGGGTGGAAAAACCCATCCCACATTGCAGCCAGTTGACAACAAGAGGCCTCTTGCTTGTCTTGTGCAGCCAGCTCCCAGAATACTCCTCCCAGAGATAAGTTGTCCAAGGTAGCTCCTGAAATTTGGAGTAGAGGACAAGTCCAGCACTTCTACTACCAGCACCTTGCAGCTGTTTGAGGTCTCAGAAGGTGTCTGAGTGAGTGGCAGTTGGAGGAGCTATGTGAAGGAGATGGTTTAGATGGAGACCTTTCCTCTCCTGAGTGAGTGGCAGTTGGAGGAGCTATGTGAAGAAAGTGGTCTAGATGGAGAACTTTCTTCTTCTGGGTGAGTGGCAGTAGGAGGAGCTCTGTGAAGGAGATGGATTAGATGGAGACCTTTCTTCTGCTGAGTGGCAGTTGGAGGAGCTCTGTGAAGGAGATGGATTAGATGGAGACCTTTCTTCTGCTGAGTGGCAGTTGGAGGAGCTCTGTGAAGGAGATGGATTAGATGGAGACCTTTCTTCTCCTGAGTGGCATTAGGAGAAGCTATGTGAAGGAGATGGATTAGATGGAGACCTGTCTTCTGCTGAGTGGCAGTTGGAGGAGCTATGTGAAGGAGATGGTTTAGATGGAGACCTTTCTTCTCCTGAGTGAGTGGCAGTTGGAGGAGCTATGTGAAGGAGATGGTTTAGATGGAGACCTTTCTTCTCCTGAGTGAGTGGCAGTTGGAGGAGCTATGTGAAGGAGATGGTTTAGATGGAGACCTTTCTTCTCCTCACAGGTAAagagcttcagcagctctgtccttgctgccttctccagtggtggtggtggtggaagatgctgcctggggagtgccgaattgtctgctgctgcctcaaccTCTTCTGGGCTCATCTCCGAGTTGCTCAAGCTGCTGAACCCCACAGCTCTCTCTGTCAGCCACCACCTTGGACTTGTATGTTGTGCTGCCCTTCCCCAGGCCTTCTTgtgcatccctggggcacaggtgGGCATGGTCCTGCCTGGTGACCCAACTACTGCAGTACTCCAgacctcctcccctctcctgggGTTTCCTCCAGAGGCTGTGTGGGGTAAGTGCTTGGAGATGACTCTGGAAAGTGCCTTCATCCCCACCAGCCAGACACAAGGTCCCAGGGAGTGCCATGGGGCTAGGTCCTGCTTCCTCAAGCTTTGAGCCCCTCATGTGGTGTCCCTGGAGCTCACCAGGAGGGCCCAGGGGCTGAGGCTGTGAATGTTTTACTTGGCTTGGCAGTTTGGGTGGAACGAACTGGATGTCAGCCTCAGCTTGGAGCTGCAGTGCAGGTTGTGGAGGTCCATCCTGCAGGTGCACCATGCATGCAGCCACTTGGTGACAAAAGCCACCTCTCTAAGTGGTTAGCAGAGTTCTCTTGGGTCacttgggggggtggggttaACTGTTTGTTGCTACCAATAAAGCTCCTGGTTGCTCCAGCTGATGTTCTCATGGTCTTTGGGAGTGGGAAATAACCTCTTGGTGGAATGTAAAGCCTGTGGTGGTGGAGGGATGTTGTGCTCTTTGCTGCTGAAATCTGCACAAGCTTCAGGCTTTGGTGGTGGATTGGAGGTGCTGATGTCCTCCAGTCCTGTGGGAAGGTCATTAGCTACCACTGTGGAGCTCCTGCATCCCCATCCTGTCTCAAACCTGGCTTCTCCTGTGGTAGTCACAGCTTGGGGGACTGAGCTGGGGTTAAAAACCAGctcagcagccttgctgaggagctgggtCAGAGTATTTTTAACCTCTGCCAGTTCCCTGagtcagcaggagctggcaggcagccacCTTGGCTCAGCCCCTAGTGCCAGGGGTGGCTGTGAGAAGGTGCCAccagagtgctgctgggcttCACCCTGTGGATGCTTTTCAGAGGAGGTTTTAGCTTCCAGGTCTAGCTGCTGGCCTTTGTCTGCAGGATTATTCCTTCAGGAgggttctccagccccttctccagctttgttgcccttctctgggcctgctccagctcctcagtgtccttcttggagtgagaggctcCCAGACAGACACtgaggggctcaaaactgaactcaggatttgaggtgtggcctcaccagtgcccagtccaggggcacaatccctgccctggtcctgctggccacactattgctgatccaggccaggatgctggtggcttccttggccacctgagcacacactggctcacctccagctgctgtcaaccaacacccccaggtcctttccagctgggcagtttccagccactgctCTAAGCTTGGAGCCTTcctgaggttgttgtgacccaagtgcagggccCAGCTCGTGGTCTTGTTGaccttgctctgtgctgtgcctgctgagcagATGCTTGCTCCCCCCCACCATAGCTGAAGAACTTTTGTCTGTCACTAGGGAAGACCATGGGAGGATGCTCtggaggagaatcatagaacagtagaggttagaagggacctctggagatcatccagtccaccccctctgccaaggcaggctcacctagatcagatcacacagtaaaatgcccagctgggtttggaatctctccagagaaggagattccatcacctctcttggcagccttctccagggcactgtcacccttaaagaagttccttctcctgctttttTTGAGCATCTGTTGACAAAGAGGAGGTGCTGGTGAGGACCCAAGGCAGGGACCAGTGCCTGCTGTGGGTTTCCTGAAGGGATGGACATGAGAGTTGGGTCCTCAGCTGATCTGGCCACTCTCATAGAGGTGTTGCCAGTTTAGTGCCCATCAGACCTCTCCCAG
This genomic window from Pogoniulus pusillus isolate bPogPus1 chromosome 19, bPogPus1.pri, whole genome shotgun sequence contains:
- the LOC135184143 gene encoding HEPACAM family member 2-like, whose product is MLLFLLLLLGSPSSSAAGPGVTARTLSPCYSADLRPASSSLVSAVGCTVLLTVPPLNTSQVVFWEYQSGPWEGVILSYTLDGATNTSRPYENRTRFNETDSSLQLVLQKGDDGLYRFSSGLETTDWFQLRVLEPLPEPEIVGNVSVKAGGSTKLVCSVLGGKVDSYWWKKNGELLLGSDHIQFVDHGTLCILKASMNDSGYYTCVVRNEVSQNEASFLLHVLNSPNVVLPVILACVVVGSLAGVFVWCRRRGRQRL